The genomic region GTCAAGGGACTCTAAAATACCATCAGACACAAGGCGTTCAACTCTAACTTTTGAGATATGACCTAAGCGCTTATGCCATAATGATGCtgaatttttcttatttaatttacGTTTAATACCACGTAATTCCACGTGCAAGGTTTCATTATAGGATGCAGCTATTTCTAGCAAATAAAGTTTGTTATAAGTATTTAAATAGCCAATTCCaataatatttgaatttaaagaCAAATTAAATTGATTGTTTCCGAATGAACAATAATATCAAAATTCCGTCTAAATGACGGTATAATAAAAGTAtcttttaaatccaaataaaaaccagttcctaataacaacctaaaatgcCCAATCGCTTCCACTTCTACCTATTTTCCATTGCCCACAAAGATGTGTCTTTCACCATCACTTAGCTTTCAGTAACTCAGGCAACCCTGCATAGAAACACTTATGTGAGTAGTTGCACCAAAATCTATCCACCAAGTGTTTCTAGGTACTGAAGCTAAATTAATCTCAAAACAGACCAAATTAAGAATTATACCTTTCTTTGCACGCCAAACATGATATTTGGTACAATCTTTCTTTACATGTCCAGACTTGTTACAAAAGAAACAACTCTCCATAGCATATTGTTGTTTCTTTTGAGCTGGACCCTTAGTAGCTTCATTCTGGTGTTTTAATTTCTTGCCATTGTCTTTAGAGGCATTGGCCAAATGAGCACTTTCAGACTTATCatgcttcaacctttcttcctcttGCACACAATGAGAAATGAGCTCATTTAGGGTCTATTTCTCCTTTTGActgttataactaattttaaattgattaaattgggCAGGAAGTgataccaaaaccataagaaTGAGCAATTTCTCAGAAAGCTCGATCTTAAGTGCCTTAAGTCTTGAAGCAATATGGAACATCTCCATAATGTACTCCCTTACATTTCCTTAACCCGTCTACttcatagacatcaaagaagtcaaaAGTGATGTCATCTCAACCTTATCATTTTTCAATTTCATCAAAGAAACCTTTGCCCTAAGTAATCTCTTCAGATTCTGTGCCCCTAAAGGGTTCTGGAATATTGtgtttcatgatcattagactcatgcgaTTTGAATGATCCCACCTTTCAAAATCCCTCTAACATCAGGGGTGCTTTCCGCAGTGAGAGGTGcaggttgttcttcccttagtgcaagGTCTATATCCATACAGTcaagcactataagtaagtgtcttttccattccttaaaattagtcccattaagcatgggtatagaacttatattagcagatattgtggcagcaagaagatgaattagctgaatatagaacaaaaataagtttaaatcaatattcataagtaaacaataaattcaagataatggctaatcccatctcaagataccaaacacaacattaatgtCAAGTCTTTAGACAGTAATATTAATAGTAAGCAGcactcttgttgtagcaatcaaacactgacaataaattatgtcaaacaatgaattaatctttggactaacttattgcttATATAAAATGCCTTATAATTGTCAtacatttatcaccacagatgtcATTCAAATTCTGccaatattaacttacctttgggtcaattaataaacgcaggaatcacaaaaacatataatcatcttaatatttcaaataaactaatctacacaaaagaggtcactttagcgacattttgtttcaactaatttatttaaaatattagacattcttaattaaaagccaaaatctaaatttatttgtttcaaaatatttaccttaatttcatatttcaatcaaattaaaagataaccatatatatatttatataattttccaAAACTAACATGCATTAAACCAAGTAAAGcatgcatatattatatatttatataaaataaaatatatattaaagaattaaGCAATGCGTATATGTTAACCctttttttaacataaaaataaattccTTATaccattaaaaaataataaaaatagaatgCTTCCAAAGAAAAGGCACAAAGTGACAGAAACATGATTTTGCAAATACAGTAGCACAAATCATGAATAAAGAAAACAATTGAATCGCAAGAAAAGGATTAAAATGCAAAAACTTttgtaattgaattcatcaattcaaaattcattcaaattaaaaaaattaaaacaaaaccctaaaattttatgatgaattcaAGATAATCAAGAACTTAAAAAATTACTTTAATATAAACCTTCAAAGATCAATATATAAACCCATAAAATTTCATGAATATATTATTCAAAAGAAGAACCTTAATCAATTTTCAATGATTCGATATGACGAGGCTCAGATATCActtgttagatttgtaaaataaatctaaaaataaaactaaataaaccaagatctatcatgtcaaatcatcaagaataaatcaagaacaaaactagatgcggaagcgtaccAGAATCCTTGGATTTCTTAAAGTTTTACCGGATCGTggagatttgatcttccaaattagaacacaagaaattcagagaatatttgctctatctttcctaatgatgggatattagaaaagatatcttgtgtacaatttagggaccataaccctaatatttataacattggcatattagttctaatcaatttctaattagcccatcattaattagaatttgattagaactcaattacaAGAGTatttacacatatttgacccatactttattaataattaaagcctaataaaattctaaccaaattagatcactttcaATTTGGGCTAacttatcatgatagtaaataataacatgtaattacccttattatatatgtgatgtccatattttccaacatgaAACTCATTTGCACACCAAGTATAGGTGGGGGGCaaatagaacattaaaaatagtGACTTGATACAAGCTTTGGAGCCTTGTGCTATTGATTCGTTTTTCTGTTCAAGTTATTGTTCGTGTTCCATTTATGTGTTTGAGATATTTCTTACCAAAATTTCACACTAACAATATCAGGGGCGAAGccaggggggctggcatgggcccagGCCCCtcttaaaatgtaaatttgctcTTTTgactcttaaattttttttaaaattttaatttagtaaaggtaaaattgcactttggcccccctaaaattataaaaattcgatttaatcctttacaaattataaagatataaactataaaaaaattaaaattttattcggccCCCCTTAAAAATTTGTTTTGGCTTCACCCCTGAACAATATATGAGAAAAGATTGTATGAAACTGTGATTCCACGTCATCCCTATCCCTTTCTAATAAGAGTATGACAAATCCGATTTTTTCTCTTGATTTTAAgctttttcctttgattttcaGCTTTTTCCTCAgaaaaaattcaaatccaactaAAACTGCTAAAAATCAAGAGAAAAAAATATGATTTGTCATACATCTATTAGAAAAGGATAAGGATAAACTAAAATCATAGTTTCACACAATCCCTTCTCAACAATATATATTTGATTTGGGTTATCcctaataaaaacattaaaatggtTGTATTAATTAAGAATGGCATTGAGAAAATCCTACATACTAACGATCAAAATTGGCAAGATAAAACAGCAAAGAAGATTTGATTAGTGATTTTATCATGATCTGCCTTGGAAATTATTATCCCAACATTACAAAATAACATCATCTTCTTATTTCTTAGATCAAGTAGCAGAAGCGGCTTTCAGTGCTTTCTGTCGGACAACCTTAAGAACCTCATACAGTTTGTGGTTGGGAGCCATTGTCTCTTTCACCAAAGCTAAATGGCTAAGCTTTGTCACCCAAGAGTGTAGCAGTGGGTCTTCTCCGAGTCTACCATTTTAATCCCAAGGACCTCTTCCATGGCAACATGGAAGCTAAACACTGAACATATTACAAAGTCAAGGTATCCCACGTTGTTGTCATCTGGGAAAATGTCCTTCACTCCCTCCTCCAACACCTTTATTGTCTCCAACATCTTGTTTATGTCTTTTTCTTGTTCTTCTCCTTCAGATTTCAAAACTTTAACCATTGTCTCAAACAACTACAcccaataaaatatgaaattaattaaaatgatagTGAACATTCATCGTCTTTAAAGATATTTGTGTATATTCGTACCTGCGAC from Gossypium arboreum isolate Shixiya-1 chromosome 1, ASM2569848v2, whole genome shotgun sequence harbors:
- the LOC128279735 gene encoding glutathione S-transferase U9-like encodes the protein MEKQNKVLLLGIWASPYTKRVELALNLKGISYEYVEEDMFNKSPLVFKHNPIHQRLPILLHNGNPIVESLVIIEYLFETMVKVLKSEGEEQEKDINKMLETIKVLEEGVKDIFPDDNNVGYLDFVICSVFSFHVAMEEVLGIKMVDSEKTHCYTLG